The Phoenix dactylifera cultivar Barhee BC4 chromosome 9, palm_55x_up_171113_PBpolish2nd_filt_p, whole genome shotgun sequence genome window below encodes:
- the LOC103710982 gene encoding S-type anion channel SLAH2-like — translation MDNKDSIGLAIQGAPEELPSIFRYIQSNEFAGFDTCPSPRGYPAASKGAEPTNFLTGSVCNTPSPNSPIRMIRPPYHSHCVSISMPPSPSVLAEQAKRASGIDQAATNSANMKPNLVINSPAVNLQVPKQAKFHSQPMEAGASQARGTPDRKGLNSSGSQQRVPRSSRLKDHRYNSFKTWSGALERQISVFRGKAPESQEVDGSKRQPEPVPAPHRYFDALEGPELDTLRASEELVLPEDKLWPFLLRFPVSSFGICLGVSSQAILWKTLATSPSMSFLRVSPVINLMLWCIALALTGIVAFIYSLKIIFYFEAVRREYYHPIRVNFFFAPWINCLFLTLGLPPKLAVNLHDALWYVLMAPVLCLELKIYGQWMSGGQRRLSKVANPSNHLAIVGNFVGALLGASMGLKEGPIFFFAVGLAHYSVLFVTLYQRLPTNETLPKELHPVFFLFVAAPSVASMAWANLTGEFGYSSRIAYFIALFLYVSLAVRINFFRGFRFSLAWWAYTFPMTSASIATIRYSAEVENIFTQSLSVALSGISTSAVIALLASTIIHAFVLNDLFPNDISIAISNRRPRETKRRSHMRNATSDVTDIGATHIGNAISDVKETGSSVLTNIRGH, via the exons ATGGACAACAAAGACAGCATTGGCTTAGCAATTCAAGGTGCCCCTGAAGAACTTCCATCTATTTTCAGATACATCCAATCCAATGAATTTGCTGGATTTGATACCTGTCCCAGCCCTCGCGGATATCCTGCAGCCTCTAAA GGAGCAGAACCTACAAATTTTCTCACTGGTAGTGTCTGTAACACGCCTTCACCAAATTCACCCATTCGCATGATAAGACCACCCTATCATTCACATTGTGTGTCTATCAGCATGCCACCGTCTCCTTCTGTTCTCGCAGAACAAGCCAAAAGAGCCAGTGGAATTGATCAAGCTGCTACGAATTCTGCTAACATGAAGCCAAATCTAGTTATTAACTCTCCTGCTGTCAACTTACAAGTACCAAAGCAGGCAAAGTTTCACTCTCAACCCATGGAAGCAGGAGCATCTCAAGCCAGGGGAACTCCAGACAGAAAGGGTCTTAATTCTTCAGGGAGTCAGCAGAGGGTACCAAGGAGTAGTAGGCTTAAGGACCACCGTTACAACTCTTTCAAGACATGGTCTGGTGCCCTTGAAAGACAGATATCAGTTTTTCGCGGAAAGGCACCAGAGTCACAGGAGGTTGATGGTTCAAAAAGACAACCGGAGCCAGTACCAGCCCCGCATCGCTACTTTGATGCCTTAGAAGGGCCTGAACTAGACACCCTCAGG GCATCAGAGGAGTTGGTCCTTCCTGAAGACAAGTTGTGGCCTTTCCTTCTTCGCTTCCCAGTATCATCCTTCGGTATTTGCCTTGGCGTTAGCAGCCAAGCAATCTTGTGGAAAACATTAGCCACATCTCCATCTATGAGCTTTCTGCGTGTAAGCCCAGTAATCAACCTCATGCTGTGGTGTATAGCACTTGCATTGACGGGCATTGTGGCCTTCATTTACTCTCTAAAGATCATATTTTACTTTGAAGCAGTCCGCCGAGAGTACTATCATCCCATCCGTGTCAACTTTTTCTTTGCCCCATGGATAAACTGCCTCTTCTTGACACTCGGTTTGCCACCAAAACTTGCAGTAAACCTGCATGATGCTCTATGGTATGTGCTTATGGCTCCAGTCTTGTGCCTCGAACTCAAGATCTATGGCCAGTGGATGTCTGGCGGCCAACGTAGGCTTTCAAAAGTAGCCAATCCATCAAACCATTTAGCTATCGTAGGAAACTTTGTGGGTGCATTGCTGGGAGCGTCAATGGGGCTTAAAGAAGGGCCCATATTCTTCTTTGCAGTCGGGTTGGCTCACTACTCGGTGTTGTTCGTAACTTTGTACCAGAGGCTTCCAACAAATGAGACGCTCCCAAAGGAGCTTCATCCagtcttctttttatttgtggCCGCACCCAGTGTTGCGAGCATGGCATGGGCAAATCTTACTGGGGAATTTGGCTATAGCTCGAGGATTGCGTACTTCATTGCTCTCTTCCTCTATGTTTCTCTG GCTGTTCGTATTAACTTTTTCCGGGGATTCAG GTTCTCACTAGCATGGTGGGCATATACATTTCCAATGACAAGTGCTTCTATTGCAACCATTAGATATTCTGCTGAAGTGGAGAATATTTTCACTCAGTCACTTTCTGTTGCACTCTCTGGCATATCTACCTCAGCAGTGATAGCTCTGCTTGCCTCCACAATCATTCATGCATTTGTGCTCAATGACCTCTTTCCAAATGACATCTCCATTGCCATCAGTAACAGGAGACCAAGGGAAACCAAGAGACGCAGTCATATGAGAAATGCGACCTCAGATGTAACAGATATTGGAGCTACTCATATAGGAAATGCTATCTCAGATGTAAAAGAAACTGGATCTTCTGTGTTAACAAATATTCGAGGACACTAG
- the LOC103710903 gene encoding delta(8)-fatty-acid desaturase 2, whose product MAMEGEKRRYITSEELRGHNTKADLWISIQGKVYDVTRWVKDHPGGDIPLLNLAGQDVTDAFVAYHPGTTWALLDRFFVGYLADYRVSPVSRDYRRLVAEFARLGLFDKKGHGVLFSLIFMVVLFVVSVSGVLFSTSTFVHLIGGSLMGVLWIQSGFLGHDSGHYNVMSTPGLNRLMQILSGNCLTGISIGWWKRNHNAHHIACNSLDFDPDLQHIPFFAVSSKFFTSLTSYFYERKLAFNSIARFLVSYQHWTFYPVMCVARVNLFAQSAILLLSNKKVPGRWQETAGCIVFWIWYPLLVSTLPNWTERVVFVVASFAVTGIQHVQFCLNHFSASVYVGPPRGNDWFEKQTMGTLDILCSPWMDWFHGGLQFQVEHHLFPRLPRCHLRRISPYVKELCKKHGLPYTAASFWDANVRTIATLRTAALEAGDLANPVPRNLVWEAVNTHG is encoded by the coding sequence ATGGCCATGGAAGGAGAGAAGCGGAGGTACATCACCTCGGAGGAGCTCCGGGGTCATAACACCAAGGCCGACCTCTGGATCTCGATCCAGGGGAAGGTCTACGACGTGACCCGGTGGGTCAAGGACCACCCGGGGGGCGACATCCCCCTCCTCAACCTCGCCGGCCAGGACGTCACCGACGCCTTCGTCGCCTACCACCCCGGCACCACCTGGGCCCTCCTAGACCGCTTCTTCGTCGGCTACCTCGCCGACTACCGCGTCTCCCCCGTCTCCAGGGACTACCGCCGCCTCGTCGCCGAGTTCGCCCGCCTAGGCCTCTTCGACAAGAAGGGCCACGGCGTCCTCTTCTCCCTCATCTTCATGGTCGTCCTCTTCGTCGTCTCCGTCTCCGGCGTCCTCTTCTCCACCAGCACCTTCGTCCATCTGATCGGCGGCTCGCTCATGGGCGTTCTCTGGATCCAGTCGGGCTTCCTCGGCCACGACTCCGGCCACTACAACGTCATGAGCACCCCCGGCCTCAACCGGCTGATGCAGATCCTCTCCGGCAACTGCCTCACCGGGATAAGCATCGGCTGGTGGAAGAGGAACCACAATGCCCACCACATTGCCTGCAACAGCCTGGATTTCGACCCCGACCTCCAGCACATCCCTTTCTTCGCCGTGtcctccaagttcttcaccTCCTTGACCTCCTACTTCTACGAGAGGAAGCTCGCGTTCAATTCCATCGCCCGGTTCTTGGTGAGCTACCAGCATTGGACCTTCTACCCGGTCATGTGCGTCGCCAGGGTCAATCTCTTCGCGCAGTCGGCGATCCTCCTGCTCTCGAACAAGAAGGTGCCCGGCCGATGGCAGGAGACGGCGGGGTGCATCGTTTTCTGGATTTGGTATCCTCTGCTCGTCTCCACGCTGCCCAACTGGACCGAGAGGGTGGTATTTGTCGTGGCGAGCTTCGCGGTCACCGGAATCCAGCATGTCCAGTTCTGTTTGAACCACTTCTCGGCGAGCGTCTACGTCGGGCCGCCTCGTGGGAATGATTGGTTCGAGAAGCAGACGATGGGGACGCTCGATATCCTGTGCTCTCCATGGATGGATTGGTTCCATGGAGGGTTGCAGTTCCAGGTGGAGCACCACCTGTTCCCCCGCCTGCCGAGGTGCCACCTCCGGCGGATCTCTCCGTACGTGAAGGAGCTCTGCAAGAAGCATGGCTTGCCATACACAGCTGCATCGTTCTGGGACGCCAATGTGAGGACGATTGCGACTCTGAGGACCGCGGCATTGGAAGCTGGGGACCTGGCGAACCCGGTGCCGAGGAATTTGGTCTGGGAGGCTGTGAACACCCATGGCTGA
- the LOC103710815 gene encoding rRNA-processing protein FCF1 homolog, whose translation MGKAKKGRKFAVVKKLVSSKTLRKYKEEVLNPKKKDLEKDKLPRNVPAVSSALFFKYNTALGPPYMVIVDTNFINFSIQNKLDLEKGMMDCLYAKCTPCITDCVMAELEKLGQKYRVALRIAKDPRFERLPCTHKGTYADDCIVERVTQHKCYIVATCDRDLKRRIRKIPGVPIMYITQHKYSIERLPEATIGGAPRI comes from the exons ATGGGGAAGGCGAAGAAAGGCCGCAAATTCGCCGTCGTGAAGAAGCTCGTGAGCTCCAAAACCCTTCGAAA ATACAAGGAAGAGGTTCTAAACCCGAAGAAGAAAGATCTCGAGAAAGACAAGCTTCCCCGGAACGT GCCGGCCGTTTCTTCAGCCCTGTTCTTCAAGTATAATACTGCACTTGGCCCGCCTTACATGGTCATCGTGGATACTAACTTTATCAACTTCTCCATTCAGAATAAG TTAGATTTGGAGAAGGGAATGATGGACTGCCTCTATGCAAAAT GTACTCCTTGTATCACAGACTGTGTTATGGCTGAGCTTGAAAAACTGGGACAGAAGTATCGTGTAGCTCTAAG GATTGCCAAGGACCCTAGGTTTGAGAGACTACCCTGCACACATAAAGGAACTTATGCTGATGATTGCATTGTCGAAAGGGTCACTCAG CACAAGTGTTACATTGTTGCAACCTGTGATAGAGACTTGAAAAGAAGGATACGCAAG ATTCCTGGAGTGCCTATTATGTACATTACACAACATAAGTATTCAATTGAGCGGCTGCCAGAAGCAACTATTGGTGGAG CTCCAAGAATTTGA